A genomic stretch from Vibrio algarum includes:
- a CDS encoding alpha-amylase family glycosyl hydrolase, translating to MTIENSTVKRLTTSLQQILAGVYSPAQLAQLVPQLINAASGYETPKNKKIWVDQSDIMLITYGDSIVRDGEAPLETLNGFLNTYAKSFLSAVHLLPCYPYTSDDGFSVVDYWEINPELGNWTNVKTLASDYELMFDGVINHISQSSEWFQGYLKGEEQYRNFFVEANPDRDYSSVTRPRALPLLTPFETSDGTKHIWTTFSEDQIDLNFRCPEVFQKIVELLLFYAEQGASFIRLDAIGFMWKELDTPCIHQPQVHALIQAMRAILDAVAPQLKLITETNVPHADNISYFGNGENEAHLVYQFPLPPLTLHTLQTGESDKIVDWMASLEPCSDKTTFFNFLASHDGIGVRPVEGILSKGQVENLVKGVETNGGRVSYKDNGDGTQSPYELNINYFDALRDINTDEQTNLNRFMAAQSILLSMAGVPGIYIHSLLGSKNDTKGLETLGYNRAINREKLNADTVIEELNDPTSRRYQVLERFESLLTLRKNESSFMPSASQRVVKTDSRLITFVRNEKIAVVINISDEPVELKTSTLLSNLKKDLISGNQIETTMILAPYQVMWLCNND from the coding sequence ATGACCATAGAAAACAGTACAGTAAAAAGGTTAACGACAAGTTTACAACAGATCCTTGCTGGTGTTTATTCTCCTGCCCAGCTCGCCCAACTTGTTCCACAACTGATTAATGCAGCATCAGGATACGAAACGCCTAAAAACAAAAAGATATGGGTCGACCAAAGCGATATCATGCTAATCACCTATGGTGATTCAATCGTAAGAGATGGAGAAGCCCCTCTAGAAACGCTTAATGGATTTCTCAATACCTATGCTAAGAGCTTTCTTTCTGCTGTACACCTTTTACCTTGTTACCCTTACACTTCTGACGATGGTTTTTCAGTCGTTGATTATTGGGAGATCAACCCTGAGCTCGGTAACTGGACAAACGTTAAAACACTCGCTAGTGATTATGAACTAATGTTTGATGGGGTGATTAACCACATTTCACAATCTAGTGAGTGGTTTCAAGGCTACTTAAAAGGCGAAGAACAATACCGTAATTTTTTCGTCGAAGCCAATCCAGATAGGGATTACAGCTCCGTTACCCGACCTAGGGCTTTACCACTTTTGACACCTTTTGAAACCTCCGATGGCACAAAGCATATCTGGACAACGTTTAGTGAAGATCAAATTGACCTAAACTTTCGTTGCCCTGAAGTATTTCAAAAAATTGTCGAATTACTGCTATTTTATGCTGAACAAGGCGCGTCCTTTATTCGTTTAGACGCCATAGGCTTTATGTGGAAAGAACTAGACACACCTTGTATTCATCAACCACAGGTACATGCTTTGATTCAGGCCATGCGAGCCATACTCGATGCCGTTGCTCCGCAATTAAAGCTGATTACTGAAACCAACGTTCCACATGCAGACAATATCAGTTACTTTGGCAACGGTGAGAATGAAGCCCACCTTGTTTATCAATTTCCATTACCACCATTGACTCTTCATACATTACAAACCGGTGAAAGTGACAAAATAGTCGATTGGATGGCGAGTCTAGAGCCTTGCTCTGACAAAACTACTTTCTTTAATTTTCTCGCATCACATGATGGTATCGGTGTGCGCCCCGTTGAAGGTATCTTAAGTAAAGGGCAAGTTGAAAACCTAGTCAAAGGTGTTGAAACCAATGGTGGCCGAGTCTCATATAAAGATAATGGCGATGGAACACAAAGTCCTTATGAGTTAAATATTAACTACTTCGATGCCCTACGCGACATAAACACAGACGAACAAACCAACCTGAATCGCTTTATGGCAGCACAATCTATTTTGCTTTCTATGGCAGGTGTTCCTGGTATTTATATTCATAGCCTTTTAGGTTCTAAAAATGATACTAAAGGACTAGAAACACTCGGCTACAATCGAGCAATTAATCGAGAGAAACTCAACGCCGATACAGTAATAGAAGAGCTAAACGATCCAACGTCTCGACGATATCAAGTACTAGAGCGTTTTGAGAGCCTATTAACTCTGCGTAAAAACGAATCTTCATTTATGCCAAGCGCATCTCAGCGCGTGGTTAAGACTGACTCCCGTTTAATTACTTTTGTACGCAATGAAAAAATTGCGGTTGTAATTAACATTAGCGATGAACCCGTAGAATTGAAAACTTCAACATTACTAAGTAACTTAAAGAAGGACTTAATCTCGGGTAATCAAATAGAAACAACCATGATACTTGCACCCTACCAAGTTATGTGGCTATGCAACAACGATTAA
- a CDS encoding anaerobic C4-dicarboxylate transporter, with product MIVVELLVVLLFIFLGARIGGIGIGFAGGAGVIALTMFLGVDAGNIPVDVILIIMSVITAIAAMQVAGGMDWLVDLAEQFLRKNPKRITFYAPIVTYFMTLLAGTGHTAFSTLPVIAEVAKEQGIRPSRPLSIAVVASQIAITASPISAAVVFFSGILEPLGVDYLTLLAICIPTTFVACMVGAFVANMMGGELKDDPVYQERLAKGLIKIQGATQRDILPSAKTSVYIFFVAIVAVVSYATMISGTVGLIENPTIGRNHAIMAIMLTAATGIVMMTKIDASKIANAATFKSGMSACVCVLGVAWLGDTFVSSHISEIKEFSAQILEQYPWMLAITLFFASMLLYSQGATTTALMPAALAIGVAPLTAVASFAAVSALFVLPTYPTLLAAVEMDDTGSTRIGRYVFNHPFFIPGVVTISTSVALGFAFGGVFI from the coding sequence ATGATAGTTGTCGAATTATTAGTTGTCCTGCTTTTTATATTCTTGGGAGCAAGAATAGGCGGAATAGGTATCGGTTTTGCTGGTGGTGCTGGTGTTATCGCATTAACCATGTTTTTAGGAGTGGATGCCGGGAACATTCCTGTTGACGTTATTCTTATCATCATGTCAGTCATCACCGCTATAGCCGCGATGCAAGTTGCCGGCGGTATGGATTGGCTGGTTGATCTTGCGGAACAGTTTCTTCGAAAAAATCCAAAACGTATCACCTTTTACGCCCCTATCGTAACTTATTTTATGACGTTACTTGCCGGTACAGGTCACACCGCATTTTCTACACTACCTGTGATTGCTGAAGTCGCCAAAGAACAGGGTATACGCCCATCTAGACCATTATCAATTGCCGTTGTTGCTTCTCAAATCGCCATCACCGCATCTCCAATTTCAGCAGCTGTTGTGTTCTTTTCTGGTATTTTAGAGCCTCTCGGTGTTGATTATTTAACGCTACTTGCGATTTGTATTCCGACAACGTTTGTTGCTTGCATGGTTGGTGCTTTCGTCGCAAACATGATGGGTGGCGAGCTAAAAGATGATCCAGTCTATCAAGAGCGACTAGCAAAAGGCCTTATTAAAATTCAAGGTGCTACCCAACGCGATATTCTGCCTTCAGCCAAAACGTCTGTGTATATCTTCTTTGTGGCAATTGTCGCTGTTGTCTCTTACGCGACCATGATTAGTGGCACAGTCGGTCTGATTGAAAATCCGACTATTGGTCGTAATCATGCAATCATGGCTATCATGTTAACCGCTGCAACAGGCATCGTTATGATGACTAAAATTGACGCCTCAAAAATTGCAAATGCAGCGACATTTAAATCTGGTATGAGTGCATGCGTTTGTGTACTTGGTGTGGCATGGCTAGGTGACACTTTTGTTTCTAGCCATATCAGCGAAATCAAAGAGTTCTCAGCACAAATCCTTGAACAATACCCATGGATGCTTGCAATTACTTTATTCTTCGCATCTATGCTGCTGTATTCTCAAGGCGCAACAACAACAGCTCTTATGCCCGCTGCTCTAGCAATCGGAGTCGCTCCTTTAACCGCCGTCGCCTCTTTCGCGGCGGTAAGTGCCCTATTTGTACTACCCACTTACCCTACATTGTTAGCCGCAGTAGAGATGGATGATACCGGTTCAACACGTATTGGCCGCTATGTATTTAACCACCCATTCTTTATCCCTGGTGTTGTTACTATTTCGACTTCTGTCGCGTTAGGTTTTGCGTTCGGTGGAGTCTTTATTTAA
- a CDS encoding LysR family transcriptional regulator gives MNNIETKWLRDFIMLAELGSFSQAASARNITQPAFSRRIKSLESELSLLLIDRTKTPIELTTSGKQFKTTAESILFQLDEEIDRLTGSSVQGRHTVRLSAAHSIAIGILPQIHEGIFNPKLNTNLSIVANEVDSSIERLIDGKSDFLFSFYDDRLQVAPYRSIYLGRSFLYCVSGVDEQGNALFDLDRDSDIPSLDYTPDSYMGRALKRAHSSLTHNTISTSSMSDLNKEFVIQGKGISWLPDYTIRNELKSGKLVILSEKQPVPLDLYVYRYVSKLHPSCEAIWNQLIKISPIKELHTLDTKLI, from the coding sequence ATGAATAATATTGAAACTAAATGGCTGCGTGATTTTATTATGCTTGCTGAATTGGGTAGTTTCTCTCAAGCTGCGTCAGCAAGAAACATTACTCAACCTGCATTTAGCCGTCGTATCAAGTCTTTGGAATCAGAGCTAAGCCTTCTTCTAATTGATAGAACGAAAACACCGATTGAGCTAACAACCTCGGGTAAGCAATTCAAAACGACTGCTGAGTCGATTCTTTTTCAGTTAGATGAAGAAATCGATCGTCTAACTGGCAGCTCTGTACAGGGGCGACATACCGTTAGATTAAGTGCTGCACACTCCATTGCAATCGGTATCCTACCTCAGATACACGAAGGTATATTTAATCCAAAACTAAATACTAACTTGTCTATCGTTGCTAACGAAGTCGATTCTTCAATCGAACGTCTCATTGACGGTAAAAGTGATTTTCTGTTTTCCTTTTACGATGACAGGCTGCAAGTGGCACCGTACCGGTCTATCTACTTAGGCCGTAGCTTTCTGTATTGTGTATCGGGTGTGGATGAACAAGGTAATGCCTTATTTGACCTCGACCGTGATTCAGACATACCAAGCTTAGATTACACCCCAGATAGCTATATGGGTAGAGCATTGAAAAGAGCCCATAGTTCACTTACGCATAACACTATTTCTACCTCATCAATGAGCGACTTGAACAAAGAATTTGTCATACAGGGCAAAGGTATAAGCTGGCTTCCGGACTACACAATTAGGAACGAATTAAAGTCTGGCAAACTTGTTATTCTCAGCGAAAAGCAACCCGTACCTCTGGATCTTTATGTCTATCGATACGTTTCAAAACTTCACCCATCTTGTGAAGCTATATGGAATCAACTGATAAAAATCAGCCCAATAAAAGAGTTGCACACTTTAGACACTAAATTGATATAG
- a CDS encoding ABC transporter ATP-binding protein translates to MASIKLKNIVKNYGETKVVKDIDLEINDGEFVVLVGPSGCGKSTTLRMIAGLEQATSGEIVIGDKVVNDVEPQHRNIAMVFQNYALYPHKSVKENIVFALRRLKVQESEIQRRLVEVSEMLQLEELLDRKPADLSGGQRQRVAMGRAIIRDADVFLFDEPLSNLDAKLRGHMRTEIGKIHNKFGRTSVYVTHDQVEAMTLADKVVVLHDGLIAQAGTPMEIYLNPVSIFVAQFIGSPSMNIMQGTLHNESLHIGGYRLPREKLSSVAYQKDIPEQGLEVKVGIRPDFFNDKNFFGESEESFTFDQVTVDLIEPMGFDKEVLFTLGDGTIKARLDLRSELARGEKMDLLVDLSRVLVFDNETELRL, encoded by the coding sequence ATGGCTTCTATAAAACTAAAAAATATCGTTAAGAACTACGGCGAAACAAAAGTAGTAAAAGACATAGACTTAGAAATTAATGACGGCGAGTTTGTTGTTCTTGTTGGCCCTTCTGGTTGCGGAAAATCGACAACTTTACGAATGATAGCGGGTTTAGAGCAGGCCACCTCTGGGGAGATTGTCATTGGCGATAAAGTCGTCAATGATGTGGAACCTCAGCACCGGAACATCGCAATGGTCTTTCAAAACTATGCGTTATACCCGCATAAGTCCGTGAAAGAAAATATCGTGTTTGCCCTTCGACGTCTTAAGGTTCAAGAAAGCGAAATTCAACGTCGCCTTGTCGAAGTGTCTGAGATGCTCCAACTTGAAGAGTTATTGGACCGTAAGCCAGCCGATTTATCCGGTGGCCAACGCCAGAGAGTCGCGATGGGCCGAGCGATTATACGTGATGCCGACGTGTTTCTATTTGATGAACCACTTTCAAACTTAGACGCAAAGCTTCGTGGTCACATGCGTACGGAAATAGGAAAAATTCACAACAAATTTGGCCGTACTAGCGTTTATGTTACCCACGACCAAGTGGAAGCGATGACGTTAGCGGATAAAGTAGTGGTGCTTCATGACGGGCTTATCGCTCAAGCCGGAACCCCCATGGAGATTTACCTGAATCCCGTTAGCATTTTTGTGGCTCAATTTATTGGCTCCCCTTCAATGAACATAATGCAAGGTACATTGCATAACGAGTCATTACACATTGGTGGTTATCGCCTGCCACGCGAAAAGTTGTCTAGCGTTGCATACCAAAAAGATATTCCCGAACAGGGATTAGAGGTAAAAGTAGGTATTCGCCCAGACTTTTTTAATGACAAAAATTTCTTTGGCGAAAGCGAAGAGAGCTTCACATTTGATCAGGTAACGGTCGATCTTATCGAGCCTATGGGCTTTGATAAAGAGGTCTTGTTTACACTTGGCGATGGAACCATAAAAGCACGACTTGATTTACGTTCTGAATTGGCTCGCGGTGAAAAGATGGACCTTTTGGTTGACCTTTCAAGAGTACTCGTTTTCGATAATGAAACCGAGCTTCGCCTTTAG
- a CDS encoding carbohydrate ABC transporter permease, whose protein sequence is MTPLERAEARFGWKLVAPTIIILSLLILYPLVYNIYLSFFDVQLNGDKAFVGLENYTKLLSNPDYYSAIGTTVLYLIGTVVGTTVLGLAMALLLRDPFPGRGLVNAAIMLPYVAPVISVVFGWQFLFDPISGVVNYLMVDILHLWSERTNLIGDPDSALWIVVIFDIWKHAPIAYMLILSKLVSISRDQYEAASIDGYGPIGRFFHVTLPELHFVLATVVLLRLIWNLNRFEDVYLLAPNVETLPIFTYYQAFTGVIDQGLAAATSVIQLGVLCVFIWFYIKKIMKW, encoded by the coding sequence ATGACTCCATTAGAAAGAGCTGAAGCAAGGTTTGGTTGGAAGCTTGTTGCTCCAACGATCATTATTCTTAGCTTGCTCATTCTTTACCCTCTTGTTTATAACATTTATTTGAGCTTTTTTGATGTTCAGCTAAATGGTGACAAAGCATTTGTCGGGTTAGAAAATTACACAAAATTACTCTCAAATCCGGATTATTATTCGGCTATTGGCACCACTGTTTTATACCTAATTGGCACGGTAGTAGGTACCACCGTACTCGGTTTAGCGATGGCTTTATTGCTACGGGACCCATTCCCAGGGCGAGGGCTCGTAAACGCAGCGATTATGCTTCCGTACGTTGCCCCTGTTATTTCCGTTGTTTTTGGTTGGCAGTTTCTATTTGACCCAATTTCAGGGGTTGTTAACTACCTCATGGTCGACATATTGCACCTGTGGAGTGAGCGCACCAACCTGATTGGCGACCCAGACTCGGCCTTATGGATAGTCGTGATCTTCGATATTTGGAAACATGCTCCGATCGCTTACATGCTTATTTTATCCAAGCTAGTTTCAATTTCACGTGACCAATATGAAGCTGCTTCAATTGATGGCTATGGGCCCATTGGTCGTTTCTTCCACGTAACATTACCAGAGCTGCATTTTGTACTTGCTACCGTGGTATTGCTTCGTCTTATATGGAACCTTAACCGTTTCGAAGACGTGTATCTATTAGCACCAAATGTAGAAACATTGCCTATTTTCACTTATTACCAGGCATTTACGGGCGTCATAGACCAAGGTTTAGCAGCGGCAACGTCCGTTATTCAGCTTGGTGTTTTGTGCGTATTCATTTGGTTCTATATCAAAAAAATCATGAAGTGGTAA
- a CDS encoding glycosyltransferase family 4 protein, protein MNILLAHFRVGETDGVSLEMDKWKWALEAMGHHVFYLAGSAGSCEADLIPALHYLEPFNDKIISNAYVEQTDYDSDEALIDAIEERADTISESIIDVIRKRNIDVIVPNNIWSLGYHLPAAMGLMSAVKVTQTKVICHHHDFHWERVKYSNPTSSGISELLDSIFPPNHPLVKHCVINRIAQKELKERRNIDAVVVPNVFDFHGSDWKIDEYNQDLRSRFGIQPHDVMFLQATRIVARKGIELAIDLLDKIEQQREILQGRELYNGAKFTAESRLILVLAGMCEEESYLDLLKNKAQQKGVELLFINDWVGHSRSQKEGAKVYSLWDVYCHADIITYPSLLEGWGNQFLEGLIAKLPMVVYRYPVYDLDIADYKFDIIDLGNTHKIDSQGLAYIDADMLNSAANETITYLFDNETRNTRTQNNYLIGEKKFSYPALKLLLGNIFTE, encoded by the coding sequence ATGAACATACTATTAGCGCACTTTCGAGTAGGGGAAACCGATGGAGTTTCCTTAGAAATGGACAAATGGAAATGGGCTCTCGAAGCCATGGGGCATCATGTTTTTTACTTGGCCGGAAGCGCAGGTAGCTGCGAAGCTGATCTTATACCAGCACTGCATTACCTAGAACCATTTAACGACAAAATAATCTCTAATGCCTACGTAGAGCAAACCGATTATGATTCGGACGAGGCTTTGATAGACGCTATTGAGGAACGCGCTGATACTATTTCTGAGAGTATTATTGATGTGATCCGAAAACGTAACATTGATGTCATTGTACCAAACAACATTTGGTCCCTTGGCTATCATTTACCTGCTGCAATGGGGTTGATGAGTGCGGTAAAGGTTACTCAGACCAAAGTGATTTGTCATCATCATGATTTTCATTGGGAACGCGTGAAATACTCTAATCCAACGTCTTCAGGTATTAGTGAATTACTCGACTCTATTTTTCCACCTAATCATCCACTAGTTAAACATTGTGTGATTAATCGAATTGCACAAAAAGAGCTTAAGGAACGCAGAAATATCGATGCGGTCGTCGTACCCAATGTGTTTGATTTTCATGGCAGCGATTGGAAAATTGATGAATATAATCAAGATTTAAGAAGTCGATTTGGTATCCAGCCTCACGATGTGATGTTCCTGCAGGCCACGAGAATTGTTGCGCGAAAAGGTATTGAACTAGCTATTGATTTGCTAGACAAAATTGAACAACAACGAGAAATATTACAAGGGAGAGAACTCTATAACGGTGCCAAGTTTACCGCAGAAAGTCGCCTTATTTTGGTTCTGGCAGGAATGTGCGAAGAAGAAAGTTATCTTGATCTTTTGAAAAACAAAGCACAGCAAAAAGGGGTTGAGCTTCTTTTTATCAACGATTGGGTTGGTCACTCTCGCAGTCAAAAGGAAGGAGCTAAGGTGTATTCGTTATGGGATGTCTATTGTCATGCAGACATCATCACTTACCCTAGTTTGCTAGAAGGATGGGGCAATCAGTTTCTAGAAGGGTTGATCGCCAAGTTACCTATGGTGGTTTACCGCTATCCAGTGTACGACCTTGATATTGCAGATTATAAATTTGATATTATTGATTTAGGGAATACTCATAAAATCGACTCACAAGGTCTGGCCTATATTGATGCTGATATGTTGAATTCAGCCGCAAATGAAACGATAACCTATCTATTTGACAACGAAACACGCAACACCCGAACACAGAACAATTATCTTATCGGCGAGAAAAAATTTTCGTATCCCGCACTGAAATTACTTCTAGGCAATATTTTTACTGAGTGA
- a CDS encoding LacI family DNA-binding transcriptional regulator encodes MSIKKLAEHLGISKSTVSRALNGYSDVSADTREKVLRAAQEIGYKANPTAKRLASGKSRNVGIILPASSRMFVSPAFSKVLAGASAFLAKHDYQLIVTTISDWQDEQQVYLDFITSGLVDGLFIVRTRKNDERITMIQKHQFPYVCHGFDVGFPNDSFVDVDNRHAFYELTKRQIALGHTRIAFLDAPIELTLSQARQQGYLQAMEEANLPIDNRWLLNGDLNEDAAMKMTKEVMSLAKHPTSILCADDTMALGTIAACEELGYRPGKNVAIAGYGDYEYSRYAKPSITTLKYDTHGVGEAMAKLMLNKLEKQVYEVQNWYLAEIVARQSDAKISVSSA; translated from the coding sequence ATGTCTATCAAGAAACTTGCTGAACATCTAGGAATTTCCAAATCTACCGTATCTAGAGCGTTAAATGGATACTCTGATGTTAGTGCAGACACCCGTGAAAAAGTACTACGTGCCGCTCAAGAGATTGGCTACAAAGCGAATCCAACCGCGAAAAGATTAGCCTCAGGAAAATCACGCAACGTTGGTATTATTTTACCGGCGAGTTCTCGTATGTTTGTATCCCCTGCTTTCTCCAAAGTGCTTGCTGGTGCTTCTGCATTCTTGGCAAAGCATGACTATCAATTAATTGTAACTACAATTTCGGATTGGCAAGACGAACAACAGGTCTACCTCGATTTTATCACCAGCGGATTGGTTGATGGCCTATTTATCGTTCGTACACGAAAAAATGACGAACGAATTACCATGATACAAAAACATCAATTTCCCTATGTTTGCCACGGGTTTGATGTTGGTTTTCCCAACGACAGCTTTGTAGATGTAGATAACCGACATGCTTTTTACGAACTAACCAAACGTCAAATAGCGCTTGGCCATACTCGTATTGCCTTTCTTGATGCACCTATTGAGCTAACTTTATCTCAGGCTCGTCAACAGGGTTATTTGCAGGCAATGGAAGAAGCAAACCTGCCCATCGATAATCGCTGGCTTTTAAACGGTGATCTTAACGAAGATGCCGCAATGAAAATGACCAAAGAAGTGATGTCTTTAGCCAAGCACCCGACTTCTATTCTCTGCGCTGACGACACGATGGCTTTAGGTACGATAGCCGCATGTGAAGAACTGGGCTACCGACCAGGCAAAAATGTGGCCATCGCTGGGTATGGTGATTACGAGTATAGCCGATATGCTAAACCATCCATTACCACACTAAAATACGACACTCACGGTGTGGGTGAGGCGATGGCAAAACTAATGCTAAACAAACTAGAAAAACAAGTATACGAAGTTCAAAATTGGTACTTGGCCGAGATTGTTGCTCGCCAGTCGGATGCTAAAATAAGTGTTAGTTCAGCGTAA
- a CDS encoding carbohydrate ABC transporter permease has product MLGKRSLKGRIGFVLAVGLLVSFSLLPFAQILSTSLKHQFDWGNPSLIPQAINLEAYKELLGLTKTEEIQIPAAIQKILNNPKLSREKKEAIAAKYTSNDNLFPFGKYMLNSVMFSVGAASISLIFAVMGAYSISRLRFGGKVVIQRSVLFVYMVGGVLLMVPLYQMAMNVGLASSMWGSVFCLFLIYIVQTLPVGMYMLGNYFRGIPLALEEAAMMDGCSRTEAIIKVVLPLSLPMLATVFIYCFIIGWNEYLFASVFLKQYPEFHTLPLALQELFVSKNAIWDRIMAASMLTLAPIVVCFLFASRFMKGGNTEGGVKG; this is encoded by the coding sequence ATGCTAGGAAAACGGTCATTAAAAGGACGCATTGGATTCGTCTTAGCGGTGGGATTATTAGTAAGCTTTAGCTTATTACCCTTCGCCCAAATCCTTTCTACTTCTCTCAAGCACCAGTTTGACTGGGGTAACCCATCGCTTATTCCTCAAGCGATCAATCTAGAGGCATATAAAGAACTGCTTGGATTAACTAAAACGGAAGAGATTCAGATACCAGCAGCCATTCAAAAAATCTTGAATAATCCTAAATTGTCTAGAGAGAAAAAAGAGGCCATCGCAGCAAAATATACGTCGAACGACAATCTATTCCCGTTTGGCAAATATATGTTAAACAGTGTGATGTTTTCAGTCGGTGCAGCATCCATTTCTCTTATCTTTGCTGTGATGGGGGCTTACTCGATAAGTCGTCTAAGGTTTGGTGGCAAGGTAGTTATCCAACGTTCGGTACTATTTGTTTACATGGTCGGGGGCGTGTTACTCATGGTACCACTCTATCAAATGGCGATGAACGTTGGCTTAGCATCATCGATGTGGGGAAGTGTTTTTTGTCTTTTCCTAATCTATATCGTTCAAACACTACCCGTTGGTATGTATATGCTTGGTAACTATTTCCGTGGCATACCTCTTGCGCTTGAAGAAGCAGCAATGATGGATGGTTGCTCAAGAACAGAAGCCATTATCAAGGTTGTGTTACCACTCTCGTTGCCTATGCTAGCGACAGTATTCATTTACTGTTTCATCATTGGCTGGAATGAGTATCTATTCGCTTCGGTATTCCTAAAGCAATATCCAGAGTTCCACACATTACCACTTGCTCTTCAAGAGCTATTTGTATCGAAAAATGCAATTTGGGATCGGATCATGGCAGCGTCAATGTTGACTCTTGCACCAATTGTAGTTTGTTTCTTATTTGCATCTCGCTTTATGAAAGGCGGAAATACTGAAGGCGGCGTTAAGGGTTAA
- a CDS encoding ABC transporter substrate-binding protein codes for MKLKTLTLGLAAAGLVLPSLANATTVEYWTTQTQSDRIQTIEIMADVFEALNPGIEVKIIGVDENDMPKQIAAAAASNTLPDMIEVGSNLSLAFAEEGIVDTVANTEIIESLGKSRFYNGALTLVENPEIKEYVAVPYRGWVQGIWYRADWFKDAGLEPPTTWDAIEKAAKHFYKPKENQYGILLGTKADSYAEQCYTQFALSNDAGQFNKDGELIFNSKAQGEVLDFYKTLAQYNPPGPQTWRARDYYLQGKLAMFFYSSYILDDIALAEAAASSLSSENFSDLKGAAFDPNLAKNTRLATTITKTSPSSFGTLVGFSVMKNDNKAEVDATKAFIEYMNEKDQVVAYSHMAVGGHLPMLRDIAETDEFLNDPKGIFAQYGKESIKEIVAGFDNIKNFSVVDGKAFPKSGEIFAKQIIPRMIYSATIENKDTKESLDWAEKQMQEVVAK; via the coding sequence ATGAAACTCAAGACATTAACCCTCGGGCTAGCAGCAGCTGGATTAGTACTTCCGAGTTTAGCCAATGCAACAACTGTTGAATATTGGACAACGCAAACTCAATCAGATCGAATTCAAACCATCGAAATAATGGCGGATGTATTTGAAGCATTGAACCCAGGAATCGAAGTGAAAATTATTGGGGTCGATGAAAATGATATGCCTAAACAGATTGCCGCAGCAGCCGCGTCAAATACGCTACCAGATATGATTGAAGTTGGGTCTAATTTGTCGCTTGCATTCGCTGAAGAGGGTATTGTTGATACTGTTGCCAATACAGAAATTATCGAATCTCTTGGCAAATCCCGCTTTTATAATGGTGCTCTCACTCTTGTAGAGAACCCTGAAATCAAAGAATATGTTGCTGTACCTTATCGTGGCTGGGTTCAAGGTATTTGGTACCGTGCAGATTGGTTCAAAGATGCAGGTCTAGAGCCACCAACAACATGGGATGCTATTGAAAAAGCAGCGAAGCACTTCTATAAACCAAAAGAGAACCAATACGGTATACTTTTAGGAACAAAAGCAGATAGTTATGCAGAGCAGTGTTATACCCAGTTTGCCCTGTCAAATGATGCTGGCCAATTTAATAAAGATGGCGAACTTATCTTTAATTCAAAAGCGCAAGGCGAAGTGCTCGATTTCTACAAAACACTTGCACAGTATAACCCTCCAGGCCCACAAACATGGCGTGCACGAGACTATTACTTGCAAGGTAAACTGGCGATGTTCTTCTATTCGTCTTATATCCTAGATGATATTGCATTGGCCGAAGCAGCCGCGAGTTCACTAAGCTCTGAGAACTTCAGCGACCTTAAAGGCGCAGCTTTTGACCCTAACCTTGCAAAAAATACGCGTTTAGCCACAACTATCACGAAAACGTCGCCTTCATCATTTGGTACCTTAGTTGGTTTCTCTGTGATGAAAAATGACAACAAAGCCGAGGTTGATGCAACTAAAGCGTTCATTGAATATATGAACGAGAAAGACCAGGTTGTTGCGTATTCACATATGGCGGTTGGTGGTCATTTACCAATGCTACGAGATATCGCAGAAACAGATGAGTTCTTGAACGACCCTAAAGGCATTTTTGCTCAATATGGTAAAGAGTCGATCAAGGAGATCGTTGCTGGTTTTGACAACATCAAAAACTTCTCTGTTGTTGACGGAAAAGCATTCCCTAAATCAGGAGAAATTTTCGCTAAGCAGATTATCCCTCGAATGATTTATAGCGCAACAATCGAAAACAAAGATACGAAAGAATCTTTAGATTGGGCCGAAAAGCAGATGCAAGAAGTGGTTGCTAAGTAA